A genomic stretch from Vibrio algarum includes:
- a CDS encoding NADP-dependent isocitrate dehydrogenase encodes MPTEKPTIIYTITDEAPALATHSLLPIIRAFTASSGIDVDTRDISLAGRVIANFPEYLQEDQRIGDALAELGDLATTPEANIIKLPNISASVPQLQAVVKELQAKGYALPNYPEEAKTDEEKAVKAIYDKIKGSAVNPVLREGNSDRRAPTSVKNYAKKNPHSMGAWSADSKSHVASMSESDFFGSETSVTVDAATDVSIQLVKVNGDTVVLKDKVALKEKEIIDASVMNKKALIAFFEAETAKAKEEDVLLSLHMKATMMKVSDPVIFGYAVKVYYKAVFEKFGQLFDELGVDVNNGIGDVYAKIQDLPKDQKEEIEAALQSVYQTQPALAMVDSDRGITNLHVPSDVIVDASMPAMIRSSGQMWGPDGKLKDTKAMIPDRCYAGVYQTVIDFCKENGAFDPTTMGSVPNVGLMAQKAEEYGSHDKTFVIQEAGTVNVVDSAGVVLMTQTVEEGDIFRMCQVKDAPIQDWVKLAVTRARATGVPAVFWLDETRAHDAQLIKKVNQYLPDYDTSGLEIKILSPVEATEFSLVRIKDGLDTISVTGNVLRDYLTDLFPILELGTSAKMLSIVPLMNGGGLFETGAGGSAPKHVQQVEKENHLRWDSLGEFLALAASLEHLSVVTGNAKAKVLADTLDIATGKFLDTNKSPSRKVGELDNRGSHYYLAAYWAEALTTQSGDAELAKEFGPVAEQLISNEELIVDELNKAQGVKGELGGYYAPEETLASALMRPSATLNQVIDSL; translated from the coding sequence ATGCCTACAGAAAAACCGACCATCATTTATACCATTACAGATGAAGCTCCGGCTTTGGCAACGCACTCATTGCTGCCAATTATTCGAGCATTTACCGCATCTTCTGGTATTGACGTTGATACTCGTGATATTTCGCTTGCGGGACGTGTAATAGCGAACTTCCCGGAGTATTTACAAGAAGACCAACGCATCGGTGATGCGTTAGCTGAATTAGGTGATTTAGCGACAACCCCCGAAGCAAACATCATCAAATTACCTAATATTTCAGCTTCAGTACCACAACTACAAGCGGTAGTTAAAGAGCTTCAGGCAAAAGGATATGCATTACCGAATTATCCGGAAGAAGCCAAGACAGACGAAGAAAAAGCAGTAAAGGCGATCTACGATAAAATCAAAGGCAGTGCCGTAAACCCAGTGTTGCGTGAAGGTAACTCGGACAGAAGGGCACCAACCTCAGTCAAAAATTACGCAAAGAAAAACCCACACTCAATGGGTGCTTGGTCTGCTGATTCTAAATCACACGTTGCTAGCATGTCGGAAAGTGATTTTTTTGGTAGCGAAACTTCAGTTACTGTTGATGCTGCAACTGACGTGAGTATCCAGCTTGTTAAGGTGAACGGAGATACCGTTGTACTGAAAGACAAGGTTGCGCTTAAAGAAAAAGAAATTATTGATGCTTCTGTCATGAACAAAAAAGCGCTTATTGCGTTTTTTGAAGCAGAAACAGCAAAAGCAAAAGAAGAAGATGTTTTGCTATCGTTGCATATGAAAGCGACGATGATGAAAGTCTCTGACCCAGTTATTTTTGGTTATGCAGTTAAGGTTTATTATAAAGCTGTTTTTGAAAAATTCGGTCAATTGTTTGACGAGTTAGGTGTCGACGTCAACAACGGTATTGGTGATGTTTACGCCAAAATACAAGACTTGCCTAAAGACCAAAAAGAAGAAATCGAAGCAGCGCTACAAAGCGTTTACCAAACTCAACCAGCTTTAGCAATGGTAGATTCAGATCGCGGAATCACTAATTTACATGTACCAAGTGATGTAATTGTTGATGCTTCAATGCCTGCTATGATTCGTTCATCAGGTCAAATGTGGGGTCCAGATGGCAAGTTGAAAGATACCAAAGCCATGATTCCGGACCGCTGTTATGCAGGCGTTTATCAAACAGTAATCGACTTTTGTAAAGAAAATGGTGCTTTTGACCCAACCACGATGGGCAGTGTGCCGAATGTTGGCTTGATGGCGCAAAAGGCGGAAGAGTATGGTTCTCACGATAAGACATTCGTTATTCAAGAGGCTGGTACAGTAAATGTCGTTGATTCTGCTGGCGTTGTTTTAATGACTCAAACGGTAGAAGAAGGCGATATCTTCCGTATGTGCCAAGTAAAAGATGCTCCTATCCAAGACTGGGTTAAGTTAGCCGTAACTCGTGCTCGCGCGACTGGTGTTCCCGCTGTGTTTTGGTTAGACGAAACTCGTGCTCACGATGCTCAGCTAATTAAGAAAGTGAACCAGTATCTGCCTGATTACGATACATCTGGCTTAGAGATTAAGATTTTATCACCAGTTGAAGCGACAGAATTCTCTTTGGTTCGTATCAAAGATGGGCTGGATACAATTTCGGTAACAGGTAATGTTCTTCGTGATTACCTAACCGACTTGTTCCCAATTTTAGAACTCGGTACTTCCGCGAAGATGCTCTCTATCGTTCCTTTAATGAATGGAGGTGGGTTATTCGAAACAGGTGCGGGTGGTTCTGCACCCAAGCATGTCCAACAAGTCGAAAAAGAAAATCATCTACGCTGGGACTCGTTAGGTGAGTTCTTAGCACTTGCTGCTTCATTGGAACATTTGAGCGTAGTAACGGGTAATGCTAAAGCGAAAGTGTTAGCGGATACGTTAGATATTGCGACAGGTAAATTTTTAGATACGAACAAATCGCCTTCTCGCAAAGTCGGTGAGCTTGATAATAGAGGTAGTCATTACTATTTAGCAGCATATTGGGCAGAAGCCCTGACAACTCAATCTGGTGACGCAGAACTTGCAAAAGAGTTTGGTCCAGTTGCTGAGCAGTTGATATCTAATGAAGAGCTTATTGTCGACGAGTTAAATAAAGCTCAAGGTGTGAAGGGTGAACTAGGTGGTTATTATGCACCTGAAGAAACCTTAGCATCTGCGTTGATGCGCCCTAGTGCAACATTGAACCAAGTGATAGATAGTTTGTAA
- the cspD gene encoding cold shock domain-containing protein CspD: MATGTVKWFNNAKGFGFICPEGEQGDIFAHYSTIKMDGYRTLKAGQQVSYEVEDGPKGSHASSVVPVEGQQAK; this comes from the coding sequence ATGGCTACAGGTACAGTTAAGTGGTTCAACAACGCCAAAGGATTTGGATTTATCTGCCCAGAAGGTGAGCAAGGTGACATATTTGCGCATTATTCGACAATTAAAATGGATGGCTATCGTACATTGAAAGCCGGACAGCAGGTATCTTACGAAGTTGAAGACGGACCTAAAGGTTCCCACGCTAGTTCAGTTGTTCCCGTTGAAGGTCAACAAGCAAAATAA